In the genome of Devosia rhizoryzae, the window CGCGCTGCGTCGACGCTTTCCACGAGGAGCGACATGAAAGGATTGGAGGGCTTTGGCAGTACTACATCGAGCGCAACGGACGCACGGCGCGACAGGGTCTGTGCGGCGGGATTGGGCTTCCAGTTCAGCCGTTCGGCGGCCTGGAGCACGCGTTCGGCAGTCTTTTGCGCCACGCCCTTGCGACCGTTGACGGCACGATCGGCCGTAGCAATGGACACACCGGCTGCGGCGGCGATGTCGAAAATGGTCGCTGGTGGCTTTGCGTCTTCGCTCATCTTGGAAGACATCCCTGATCACGGCGCCAATGTTGCGCCGGTAACGCTCTCGGTGCAAGCATGTTCAGACCCTTCGAACCGGAGTTCCCTGTGCCGAATGTTGCAGTCCTTGTCGGAAGTCTCAAGCGCGAGTCCCTCAATCTGAAGCTGGCGCGTGAAATCGGGCGGTTGGCCGGCACGCGTTTGCAGCTGGATTATCTCAAGGCTGGCGACTTGCCCATGTTCAACGAAGATCTTGAAGCGGATCGGCCACCGGCGGTCGGCGCATTCAAGCAGGCCGTCGCCGACGCCGATGCGGTTCTTGTGCTGACGCCGGAACATAACCGCTCCATGCCGGCACTGGTCAAGAATGCCATCAACTGGGGATCGCGTCCGTTCAGCGATAATTGCTAGCGCGGCAAGCCTTGCGGGCTCATCGGCATCAGCCCGAGCCGCACCGGCACTGCGGTGGCGCAGCCGCACTTACGCTCGATCATCGTCAATCTGGGCATGCTGGCAATGAGCGCGCCAGAGGCCTATCTCGTCCATCACGATGGCCTGTTCGGCACGGACGGCCAGCTGACCGATCCGCGCACGGAAAGCTTTCTCGCCCATTATGTC includes:
- a CDS encoding NADPH-dependent FMN reductase, with amino-acid sequence MPNVAVLVGSLKRESLNLKLAREIGRLAGTRLQLDYLKAGDLPMFNEDLEADRPPAVGAFKQAVADADAVLVLTPEHNRSMPALVKNAINWGSRPFSDNC